A single window of Nocardioides kongjuensis DNA harbors:
- the panB gene encoding 3-methyl-2-oxobutanoate hydroxymethyltransferase, whose translation MSSTTPEETAPYGGGTAPAAAPGSAPIRRVRTHHLRELKQRGERFSMLTSYDQLTAQVFDEAGVEVLLVGDSASNNVLGNSTSIPVTVDELLPLTRAVSRSVSRALVVGDLPFGSYQASPEQGYLTAVRFMKEGGAHCVKLEGGVEMAPQIEKMTRGGIPVMAHIGFTPQSEHALGGYRVQGRGDAAERILRDALAVQDAGAFSVVMEMVPGDVAAEVTAKLEIPTIGIGAGNQCDGQVLVWQDAFGLRTGKLPRFVKQYADLRSVLLDAARAYDSEVKSGAFPAPEHTF comes from the coding sequence ATGAGCAGCACCACCCCCGAAGAGACCGCCCCGTACGGCGGCGGCACCGCCCCCGCGGCGGCCCCCGGATCCGCGCCGATCAGGCGCGTCCGCACCCACCACCTGCGTGAGCTCAAGCAGCGCGGCGAGCGCTTCTCGATGCTCACCAGCTACGACCAGCTGACCGCGCAGGTCTTCGACGAGGCCGGCGTGGAGGTCCTCCTCGTCGGCGACAGCGCGTCCAACAACGTCCTCGGCAACAGCACGTCGATCCCGGTCACGGTCGACGAGCTCCTCCCCCTGACCCGCGCGGTCAGCCGCTCGGTGTCGCGCGCCCTCGTGGTCGGCGACCTCCCGTTCGGCTCGTACCAGGCCTCGCCCGAGCAGGGCTACCTGACCGCCGTCCGGTTCATGAAGGAGGGCGGCGCGCACTGCGTGAAGCTCGAGGGCGGCGTCGAGATGGCCCCGCAGATCGAGAAGATGACCCGCGGCGGCATCCCCGTGATGGCCCACATCGGCTTCACCCCGCAGTCCGAGCACGCCCTCGGCGGCTACCGGGTCCAGGGCCGCGGCGACGCCGCCGAGCGGATCCTGCGCGACGCGCTCGCCGTCCAGGACGCCGGTGCGTTCTCCGTCGTCATGGAGATGGTCCCCGGCGACGTGGCCGCCGAGGTCACCGCCAAGCTGGAGATCCCCACCATCGGCATCGGCGCCGGCAACCAGTGCGACGGCCAGGTCCTCGTCTGGCAGGACGCCTTCGGCCTGCGTACCGGCAAGCTGCCGCGCTTCGTCAAGCAGTACGCCGACCTGCGCTCGGTGCTCCTCGACGCCGCCAGGGCCTACGACTCCGAGGTGAAGTCGGGCGCGTTCCCGGCGCCCGAGCACACGTTCTGA
- a CDS encoding VOC family protein: protein MSLASSHIQPCLWFDDRLEEAARFYTAIFPNSSITHLGPVAGEFTLDGLTFRGVNGGPEIAFSEAVSFSIVCRDQSEVDYYWDSLTDGGQESVCGWLKDRFGLSWQVVPVRLHDLLADPDQRRAQAASRALLGMRRIVVAELEAAADAAGSAGSG from the coding sequence ATGAGCCTCGCGAGCAGCCACATCCAGCCCTGCCTGTGGTTCGACGACCGGCTGGAGGAGGCCGCCCGGTTCTACACCGCGATCTTCCCGAACTCCTCGATCACCCACCTCGGCCCGGTCGCCGGCGAGTTCACCCTCGACGGGCTCACCTTCCGCGGCGTCAACGGCGGCCCCGAGATCGCCTTCTCCGAGGCGGTGTCCTTCTCGATCGTGTGCCGCGACCAGTCCGAGGTCGACTACTACTGGGACTCACTCACCGACGGCGGCCAGGAGTCGGTGTGCGGGTGGCTCAAGGACCGGTTCGGGCTGTCGTGGCAGGTCGTCCCCGTCCGGCTGCACGACCTGCTCGCCGACCCGGACCAGCGGCGGGCGCAGGCCGCCAGCCGGGCGTTGCTGGGGATGCGGCGCATCGTCGTCGCCGAGCTCGAGGCGGCGGCCGACGCGGCCGGCTCGGCGGGCTCGGGGTGA
- a CDS encoding NAD(+) synthase: MDFYSAYAHGFARVAAVTLPVAIADPATNAARVLEQARALHDDGVAVAVFPELGLTGYAVDDLFLQDTLLDAVREAILDLTVASADLRPVLVVGAPLASGNRVFNCAVVIHGGRVLGVAPKSYLPTYREFYEARWFAAGATRSAAEDSIELNGEQVPFGNDLIFSASDVRGLDLHVEVCEDMWVPIPPSASAALAGATVLANLSGSPITIARAEDRHLLARSASARCNAAYIYAAAGQGESTTDLSWDGQTMVYEMGDLLGQSERFPDGPRATVVDIDLDRLRQERMRQGTFDDNRVAEGVEPSHFTRVEFELEPPAGDIGLRREVARFPFVPDDPVRLYQDCYEAYNIQVSGLEQRLSAIGQPKIVIGVSGGLDSTHALIVAAKAMDRLGRPRSDIHAFTMPGFATGDTTKSYATRLSQALGCTFEELDITPAARTMLEGLGHPFSDGEPVYDITFENVQAGLRTDYLFRLANHRGGIVLGTGDLSELALGWCTYGVGDQMSHYNVNAGVPKTLIQHLIRWVIDTDQLHDGHYDDEADQVLQAILEQEITPELIPGGEQRTEDSVGPYALQDFTLYHVLRRGYRPSKIAFLAHHAWGSGEASYDLATIRRWLEVFVRRFFSSQFKRSALPNGPKVSPGGTMSPRGDWRMPSDASPAAWLAELDADVPTQ, translated from the coding sequence GTGGACTTCTACTCGGCCTACGCCCACGGGTTCGCCCGGGTCGCGGCGGTGACCCTCCCGGTCGCGATCGCGGACCCCGCCACCAACGCCGCGCGCGTCCTCGAGCAGGCGCGTGCCCTGCACGACGACGGGGTGGCGGTCGCGGTGTTCCCGGAGCTGGGCCTGACCGGGTACGCCGTCGACGACCTCTTCCTCCAGGACACACTGCTCGACGCGGTGCGCGAGGCGATCCTCGACCTCACCGTCGCCTCGGCCGACCTGCGGCCGGTGCTCGTGGTGGGGGCGCCGCTGGCGAGCGGCAACCGGGTCTTCAACTGCGCGGTGGTCATCCACGGCGGGCGGGTGCTCGGCGTCGCGCCGAAGTCGTACCTGCCGACGTACCGCGAGTTCTACGAGGCCCGCTGGTTCGCCGCCGGCGCGACCCGGAGCGCGGCCGAGGACAGCATCGAGCTCAACGGCGAGCAGGTGCCGTTCGGCAACGACCTGATCTTCTCGGCCTCCGACGTGCGCGGCCTCGACCTGCACGTCGAGGTCTGCGAGGACATGTGGGTGCCGATCCCGCCGAGCGCGAGCGCCGCGCTCGCCGGCGCGACCGTGCTCGCCAACCTCTCGGGCAGCCCGATCACGATCGCGCGGGCCGAGGACCGGCACCTGCTCGCGCGCAGCGCGAGCGCGCGCTGCAATGCGGCCTACATCTACGCCGCCGCCGGCCAGGGGGAGTCGACGACCGACCTGTCGTGGGACGGACAGACGATGGTCTACGAGATGGGCGACCTGCTCGGGCAGAGCGAGCGGTTCCCCGACGGGCCGCGGGCCACGGTCGTCGACATCGACCTCGACCGGCTGCGCCAGGAGCGGATGCGGCAGGGCACCTTCGACGACAACCGCGTCGCCGAGGGCGTCGAGCCGTCGCACTTCACCCGCGTCGAGTTCGAGCTCGAGCCGCCGGCCGGCGACATCGGGCTGCGGCGCGAGGTCGCTCGCTTCCCGTTCGTCCCCGACGACCCGGTGCGGCTCTACCAGGACTGCTACGAGGCCTACAACATCCAGGTCTCCGGCCTCGAGCAGCGGCTCTCCGCGATCGGCCAGCCGAAGATCGTGATCGGCGTCAGCGGCGGCCTCGACTCGACCCACGCGCTGATCGTCGCCGCCAAGGCGATGGACCGGCTCGGCCGCCCACGCAGCGACATCCACGCGTTCACGATGCCGGGCTTCGCCACGGGCGACACGACCAAGTCCTACGCCACCCGGCTGTCCCAGGCGCTCGGCTGCACCTTCGAGGAGCTCGACATCACGCCGGCCGCACGGACCATGCTCGAGGGGCTCGGCCACCCGTTCAGCGACGGCGAGCCGGTCTACGACATCACCTTCGAGAACGTCCAGGCCGGGTTGCGCACCGACTACCTGTTCCGGCTCGCCAACCACCGCGGCGGGATCGTGCTCGGCACCGGCGACCTCTCCGAGCTGGCGCTCGGCTGGTGCACCTACGGCGTCGGCGACCAGATGTCGCACTACAACGTCAACGCCGGCGTCCCGAAGACCCTGATCCAGCACCTGATCCGCTGGGTGATCGACACCGACCAGCTGCACGACGGGCACTACGACGACGAGGCCGACCAGGTCCTGCAGGCCATCCTCGAGCAGGAGATCACCCCCGAGCTGATCCCGGGCGGCGAGCAGCGCACCGAGGACTCGGTCGGCCCGTACGCGCTGCAGGACTTCACGCTCTACCACGTGCTGCGCCGCGGCTACCGGCCCAGCAAGATCGCGTTCCTGGCCCACCACGCGTGGGGGAGCGGCGAGGCGTCGTACGACCTCGCCACGATCCGCAGGTGGCTCGAGGTGTTCGTCCGGCGCTTCTTCAGCAGCCAGTTCAAGCGCTCGGCGCTGCCCAACGGGCCGAAGGTCAGCCCCGGCGGCACCATGTCGCCGCGCGGCGACTGGCGGATGCCGTCGGACGCCAGCCCGGCCGCGTGGCTGGCCGAGCTGGACGCGGACGTGCCGACGCAGTGA
- a CDS encoding aminotransferase class I/II-fold pyridoxal phosphate-dependent enzyme, producing the protein MHAFSDDDRRVLGEVLDWVVDRLTDPAGTPSAGAPSLPPVVGPVVGSGVGVEAAWRMLRDQVLPTAFPADHPRYLAFVGGAPTTAAVLADAVLSAASVYGGSELEAGAVVRAERAAARWLCDLAGYPPESHGVFVSGGSLANLSALVAARHAGRRADGSLPDVIVAGGAAHSSVAAAAGIMGCTVVTVGAPDTRLCAADLKPVLDELPATPVAVVATAGATNTGVVDELDELAATCAERGTWLHVDAAYGGAGLLVPQLRPLFAGIERADSITIDPHKWLFTPFDCAGVLYRDPAPARAAHTQRAPYLEPVDEEAFDNPADHAVHLTRRARGLPLWFSLVANGADGYAAAVAACLAAARAAARRIEASPVLELVADPQLSVVLFRRRGWAPDDYRRWSSRARSSGLALVTPTTFAGRTVLRLCFVNPRTSADDVELVLASLEA; encoded by the coding sequence GTGCACGCCTTCTCCGACGACGACCGCCGGGTGCTCGGCGAGGTCCTCGACTGGGTCGTCGACCGGCTGACGGATCCCGCGGGCACGCCGAGCGCCGGAGCCCCGTCCCTGCCGCCCGTCGTCGGGCCCGTCGTCGGATCGGGCGTCGGGGTCGAGGCAGCGTGGCGGATGCTGCGCGACCAGGTCCTGCCGACCGCCTTTCCGGCCGACCACCCCCGCTACCTCGCGTTCGTCGGAGGCGCGCCGACCACCGCCGCCGTCCTCGCCGACGCGGTCCTCTCGGCGGCGTCGGTCTACGGCGGCAGCGAGCTCGAGGCGGGAGCCGTCGTCCGCGCGGAGCGGGCGGCGGCACGCTGGCTGTGCGACCTGGCCGGCTATCCGCCCGAGTCCCACGGGGTCTTCGTCAGCGGCGGGTCGCTGGCCAACCTGAGCGCCCTGGTCGCCGCGCGGCACGCCGGTCGTCGCGCCGACGGGTCGCTGCCGGACGTGATCGTGGCCGGCGGGGCGGCGCACTCCTCGGTCGCCGCAGCGGCCGGGATCATGGGGTGCACGGTCGTCACGGTCGGAGCACCCGACACCCGGCTCTGCGCGGCCGACCTCAAGCCGGTGCTCGACGAGCTGCCGGCGACGCCGGTCGCCGTGGTCGCCACCGCGGGCGCGACCAACACCGGCGTCGTCGACGAGCTGGACGAGCTGGCGGCGACCTGCGCGGAGCGCGGCACGTGGCTGCACGTCGACGCGGCGTACGGCGGAGCCGGGCTGCTGGTGCCGCAGCTGAGGCCGTTGTTCGCCGGCATCGAGCGGGCCGACTCGATCACCATCGACCCCCACAAGTGGCTCTTCACGCCCTTCGACTGCGCCGGTGTGCTCTACCGCGACCCGGCGCCCGCCCGGGCGGCCCACACCCAGCGGGCGCCGTACCTCGAGCCCGTCGACGAGGAGGCGTTCGACAACCCGGCGGACCACGCCGTGCACCTGACCCGTCGTGCCCGCGGCCTGCCGCTGTGGTTCTCGCTGGTCGCCAACGGCGCGGACGGCTACGCGGCCGCCGTCGCGGCCTGCCTGGCCGCGGCCCGGGCAGCCGCCCGGCGGATCGAGGCGAGTCCCGTGCTGGAGCTGGTCGCCGACCCCCAGCTGTCGGTGGTTCTCTTCCGCCGCCGCGGCTGGGCACCCGACGACTACCGGCGCTGGTCGAGCCGGGCCAGGTCCAGCGGGCTGGCCCTGGTCACGCCGACCACGTTCGCGGGCCGGACGGTGCTGCGGCTGTGCTTCGTCAACCCGCGGACGTCGGCGGACGACGTCGAGCTGGTCCTCGCCAGCCTGGAGGCGTGA
- a CDS encoding EAL domain-containing protein: MARSSAPIARIARLVAWASWAWLILGLVANQVARTVAPESSQSILLTTLTIFFPMLLLRLALAARMYAGRRAGLLLLLAAVTAWALGSMSVNSGSDAAQHHFPAPGEWLFLVSYLGMAGYLMLDVDRRQLRPTRGWLDIAVICGGTSCLASLLLITPIRLASGQEGVPLLLALIYPLADGVLVLAVLGQALLQARTDLVKSVMLGVAFVLLACADSGFALQASARTYDFANISNALWGGSFALLVAAACRPATAVIRTVPKAAGTAVLVAAGAVATAVLMIRPDDELAYFTLPPAAFTMVTVAWRMVLALRDANRATEAFALSRTDDLTKLPNRRAVRVRLEDAIEASEPIALMMLDLDGFKEINDALGHQVGDTVLRLVAVRMREAVESRDLVARLGGDEFAIILAGRDEIELMETAHDVLRELRNPISVDGIEICPSGSIGITIAGPDEHDSGEVLRRADVAMYQAKSSGTGAALYDVELDEFSRSRLQLAEELRKGLKDDQIEVWYQPQLDVAAREISGLEALVRWRHPVHGVISPVAFLPAARRAGLMAALSEVIARQALRDHRQRLDAGIDLRLAVNCAPTELLGHAFLPQLYAAIEEHAIPADSLVLEITEDSFLSDPHRTRELLVDLREHGVQVSIDDYGTGFSSLTYLRNLPVQELKIDRSLVRNVAEDHRSREIVASTIQLAHALDMRIVAEGVENAADLAALDAMGIDTVQGYHLARPMPAGEVAQWVRSWRGKVEAAKMAG; the protein is encoded by the coding sequence GTGGCACGTAGCAGTGCACCCATCGCACGGATCGCACGCCTGGTCGCCTGGGCGTCGTGGGCCTGGCTGATCCTGGGCCTGGTCGCGAACCAGGTGGCGCGGACCGTCGCGCCCGAGTCCAGCCAGTCGATCCTGCTCACGACGCTGACGATCTTCTTCCCGATGCTGCTGCTGCGCCTGGCGCTGGCGGCGCGGATGTACGCCGGGCGGCGCGCCGGCCTGCTCCTGCTGCTCGCGGCCGTGACCGCCTGGGCGCTGGGGTCGATGTCGGTCAACTCCGGCAGCGATGCGGCGCAGCACCACTTCCCGGCACCCGGTGAGTGGCTCTTCCTCGTCTCGTACCTCGGCATGGCCGGCTACCTCATGCTCGACGTCGACCGGCGCCAGCTGCGTCCCACCCGTGGCTGGCTCGACATCGCCGTCATCTGCGGCGGCACCTCGTGCCTGGCCTCGCTGCTGCTGATCACCCCGATCCGGCTGGCCTCGGGGCAGGAGGGCGTCCCGCTGCTGCTGGCCCTGATCTACCCGCTCGCCGACGGAGTCCTGGTCCTCGCCGTGCTCGGCCAGGCCCTGCTGCAGGCCCGCACCGACCTGGTGAAGTCGGTGATGCTGGGCGTGGCCTTCGTGCTGCTGGCGTGCGCCGACTCCGGCTTCGCGCTGCAGGCCTCGGCTCGGACCTACGACTTCGCCAACATCAGCAACGCGCTGTGGGGCGGGTCCTTCGCGCTCCTGGTGGCGGCCGCCTGCCGGCCGGCGACGGCGGTCATCCGGACCGTCCCCAAGGCCGCGGGTACGGCGGTCCTGGTGGCCGCCGGCGCGGTCGCGACCGCGGTGCTGATGATCCGGCCCGACGACGAGCTGGCCTACTTCACCCTGCCGCCGGCGGCGTTCACCATGGTGACCGTCGCCTGGCGGATGGTGCTGGCGCTGCGCGACGCCAACCGCGCCACGGAGGCCTTCGCCCTCTCGCGGACCGACGACCTCACCAAGCTGCCCAACCGCCGCGCGGTCCGGGTGCGCCTGGAGGACGCCATCGAGGCGAGCGAGCCGATCGCCCTGATGATGCTGGACCTCGACGGCTTCAAGGAGATCAACGACGCGCTCGGGCACCAGGTCGGCGACACGGTGCTGCGGCTGGTCGCCGTCCGCATGCGCGAGGCGGTCGAGTCGCGCGACCTGGTCGCCCGCCTCGGCGGCGACGAGTTCGCGATCATCCTGGCCGGACGCGACGAGATCGAGCTGATGGAGACCGCCCACGACGTGCTGCGCGAGCTGCGCAACCCGATCTCCGTCGACGGCATCGAGATCTGCCCGTCGGGATCGATCGGGATCACCATCGCCGGCCCCGACGAGCACGACAGCGGCGAGGTGCTGCGCCGGGCCGACGTCGCGATGTACCAGGCGAAGAGCTCGGGCACCGGCGCCGCGCTGTACGACGTCGAGCTCGACGAGTTCTCACGCTCGCGCCTGCAGCTCGCCGAGGAGCTGCGCAAGGGTCTGAAGGACGACCAGATCGAGGTCTGGTACCAGCCGCAGCTCGACGTCGCGGCCAGGGAGATCTCCGGGCTGGAGGCGCTGGTGCGGTGGCGCCACCCGGTGCACGGCGTGATCAGCCCGGTCGCGTTCCTGCCCGCGGCCCGGCGGGCCGGCCTGATGGCGGCGCTGTCGGAGGTGATCGCCCGGCAGGCGCTGCGCGACCACCGGCAACGCCTCGATGCCGGGATCGACCTGCGCCTGGCCGTCAACTGCGCCCCGACCGAGCTGCTCGGACATGCCTTCCTGCCGCAGCTCTACGCCGCGATCGAGGAGCACGCGATCCCCGCGGACAGCCTGGTCCTCGAGATCACCGAGGACTCGTTCCTCTCCGACCCGCACCGCACCCGCGAGCTCCTCGTCGACCTGCGCGAGCACGGGGTGCAGGTCTCGATCGACGACTACGGCACCGGGTTCTCCTCGCTGACCTACCTGCGCAACCTGCCGGTCCAGGAGCTCAAGATCGACCGATCGCTGGTCCGCAACGTGGCGGAGGACCACCGCAGCCGCGAGATCGTCGCCTCGACGATCCAGCTCGCGCACGCCCTCGACATGCGGATCGTCGCCGAGGGCGTCGAGAACGCGGCCGACCTCGCGGCGCTCGACGCGATGGGCATCGACACGGTGCAGGGCTACCACCTCGCCCGACCGATGCCGGCGGGCGAGGTCGCCCAGTGGGTGCGGAGTTGGCGCGGCAAGGTGGAGGCAGCCAAGATGGCGGGATGA
- a CDS encoding helix-turn-helix transcriptional regulator, with protein MDEAFGQRVARVGSLADPVRRALYRFVAEQPGAVSRDQAASGVDVPRHTAKFHLERLVDEGLLVTEFRRLTGRTGPGAGRPAKLYRRSRRELTVSVPSRRYDLAGQVLADAVERTLAGTPMPDALAAAADDAADAVAGSVVEGQPLLETLVPLGYEPRAEDDGALCLANCPFDRLAADHRDLVCGVNRGFLSALARRFGATVEPVEPGPGCCARVR; from the coding sequence ATGGACGAGGCGTTCGGGCAGCGGGTGGCACGGGTCGGCTCCCTGGCCGATCCGGTACGACGGGCGCTCTACCGGTTCGTGGCCGAGCAGCCCGGCGCGGTGAGCCGCGACCAGGCGGCCAGCGGCGTCGACGTACCGCGCCACACGGCCAAGTTCCACCTCGAGCGACTCGTCGACGAGGGCCTGCTCGTCACCGAGTTCCGGCGGCTGACCGGTCGCACCGGGCCCGGCGCGGGCCGGCCGGCGAAGCTGTACCGCCGCTCGCGCCGCGAGCTGACCGTGAGCGTGCCGAGCAGGCGCTACGACCTGGCGGGCCAGGTGCTCGCCGACGCGGTGGAGCGGACCCTGGCGGGCACGCCGATGCCGGACGCGCTGGCCGCGGCGGCCGACGACGCGGCGGACGCGGTCGCGGGCAGCGTCGTCGAGGGGCAGCCGCTGCTGGAGACGCTCGTCCCGCTCGGCTACGAGCCGCGCGCGGAGGACGATGGTGCGCTCTGCCTGGCGAACTGCCCCTTCGACCGGCTCGCGGCGGATCACCGCGACCTGGTCTGCGGGGTCAACCGGGGGTTCCTGTCGGCCCTCGCCCGCAGGTTCGGCGCCACCGTGGAGCCGGTCGAGCCGGGCCCGGGGTGCTGCGCGCGGGTCAGGTGA
- a CDS encoding thiamine pyrophosphate-binding protein yields MTDHVRNGGDVVVETLTSLGVTHIFGIPGQHALGLFDAIRRSDLHFVSSRVENNSAFGADGYARATGHPAVMFVSTGPGALTALGALQEAYTTGVPIVVVSSQVPRRGIGGRKNGLLHQIDDQQKSAQNVTKGTTVVLDAAHIPSAIADAWSLAQTVPAGPVWVEIAQDVLLEPSPVPPVTSTITHVPSRPARPELAQEAARLLAGAQRPVILAGGGVRRSATGPKELLRVAEALGAPVVATAGGKGAISFAHPLSAGSWIEDRHTTDLLEDADVLLAVGTTIGEVTSNYFTFAPRGVLIQVDAEPRALGSNYPVLGIHADAGLALEVIADLLPPAAAGAVERGTQVAADLRSRVEARLAGQDLAPELALMATLRDAVPADLHTFWDMTIAGYWAWSIWDPQDGEFHSAQGAGGLGFAFPAALAAAIGTGRPTLAVSGDGGAMYGIAELATARQHDADVTWLIIDDGGYGILREYMTGAFGEATATELARPDFVALAEAFGIPAHRVSSETLGSTLAAELREPGPSVVVLEARPRMFAIT; encoded by the coding sequence GTGACCGATCACGTGCGCAACGGCGGAGACGTCGTCGTCGAGACCCTGACCTCGCTCGGGGTCACCCACATCTTCGGGATCCCGGGGCAGCACGCCCTCGGCCTGTTCGACGCCATCCGGCGCAGCGACCTGCACTTCGTCAGCTCGCGGGTCGAGAACAACTCCGCCTTCGGCGCCGACGGCTACGCCCGGGCCACCGGGCACCCGGCCGTGATGTTCGTGTCGACCGGCCCCGGCGCGCTCACCGCCCTCGGTGCCCTGCAGGAGGCCTACACGACCGGCGTCCCGATCGTCGTGGTCAGCAGCCAGGTCCCCCGCCGCGGGATCGGCGGACGCAAGAACGGCCTGCTCCACCAGATCGACGACCAGCAGAAGAGCGCCCAGAACGTCACGAAGGGGACGACCGTCGTCCTCGACGCCGCGCACATCCCCTCCGCCATCGCCGACGCGTGGTCGCTCGCCCAGACGGTGCCGGCCGGCCCGGTCTGGGTCGAGATCGCGCAGGACGTGCTGCTCGAGCCCTCCCCCGTGCCGCCGGTGACCTCGACGATCACCCACGTCCCGTCCCGTCCGGCCCGCCCCGAGCTCGCCCAGGAGGCCGCCCGCCTGCTCGCCGGGGCGCAACGTCCGGTCATCCTCGCCGGCGGCGGGGTCCGCCGCTCGGCCACCGGACCCAAGGAGCTGCTCCGCGTCGCCGAGGCGCTCGGGGCACCCGTCGTGGCCACGGCCGGCGGCAAGGGCGCGATCTCGTTCGCCCACCCGCTCTCCGCCGGCAGCTGGATCGAGGACCGCCACACCACCGACCTCCTCGAGGACGCCGACGTCCTGCTGGCCGTCGGGACCACGATCGGCGAGGTCACCAGCAACTACTTCACCTTCGCGCCCCGTGGCGTCCTGATCCAGGTCGACGCGGAGCCGCGCGCCCTCGGCTCGAACTACCCGGTGCTGGGGATCCACGCCGACGCCGGACTCGCGCTGGAGGTGATCGCCGACCTGCTCCCGCCGGCAGCCGCGGGCGCCGTCGAGCGCGGCACGCAGGTGGCCGCCGACCTGCGCAGCCGGGTCGAGGCCCGGCTCGCCGGCCAGGACCTGGCACCCGAGCTGGCGCTGATGGCCACGCTGCGAGACGCCGTGCCCGCCGACCTGCACACCTTCTGGGACATGACCATCGCCGGCTACTGGGCCTGGTCGATCTGGGACCCGCAGGACGGCGAGTTCCACTCCGCCCAGGGCGCCGGCGGTCTCGGGTTCGCGTTCCCCGCGGCGCTCGCCGCGGCCATCGGCACCGGGCGGCCGACGCTGGCGGTGTCCGGCGACGGCGGCGCGATGTACGGGATCGCCGAGCTCGCGACCGCCCGCCAGCACGACGCCGACGTGACCTGGCTGATCATCGACGACGGCGGCTACGGCATCCTGCGCGAGTACATGACCGGCGCCTTCGGCGAGGCCACCGCCACCGAGCTCGCCCGGCCCGACTTCGTCGCCCTCGCCGAGGCCTTCGGCATCCCGGCGCACCGGGTCAGCTCCGAGACGCTCGGCAGCACGCTCGCCGCCGAGCTGCGGGAGCCCGGACCGTCCGTCGTGGTGCTCGAGGCCCGCCCGCGGATGTTCGCGATCACCTGA
- a CDS encoding NAD(P)-dependent oxidoreductase, with amino-acid sequence MALVAVTDTGGLDFGPGIAALRAAGHRVELIGADSAVDVRDRAEHAEALIVSFVGIDAATIAALSRLRVVATTTVGLDQVDVAAARAAGVQVCGLPPLASEEVATHALAGILAMTRELAAGQAAAADWDFTRIPAPPRLSELTLGLYGMGQIAQHLAVRARPMFGRIVALDPYVPAEEWPAGVDRVDSADQLFATSNVLSLHAPSTPQTRHAVDARALALMPPDGYVVNVARGELVDAAAVLTALDSGHLRGAFLDVADPEPPDPADPLLSHPRTIVTPHAGFYSGASERAYVMGAVANVLAALTPTSAPLTTATPGGADLQETL; translated from the coding sequence ATGGCACTCGTAGCCGTGACCGACACCGGTGGGCTCGACTTCGGCCCCGGGATCGCCGCCCTGCGCGCCGCCGGGCACCGGGTCGAGCTCATCGGCGCCGACAGCGCCGTCGACGTCCGCGACCGGGCGGAGCACGCCGAGGCGCTCATCGTCAGCTTCGTCGGCATCGACGCCGCGACCATCGCGGCCCTCTCCCGGCTCCGGGTCGTCGCGACGACCACGGTCGGGCTCGACCAGGTGGACGTGGCTGCCGCCCGGGCGGCGGGGGTGCAGGTGTGCGGCCTGCCGCCGCTGGCCAGCGAGGAGGTCGCCACCCATGCCCTGGCCGGGATCCTCGCGATGACCCGGGAACTCGCCGCCGGCCAGGCCGCAGCCGCCGACTGGGACTTCACCCGGATCCCCGCACCGCCGCGGCTCAGCGAGCTCACCCTCGGCCTGTACGGCATGGGCCAGATCGCCCAGCACCTGGCGGTCCGGGCCCGGCCGATGTTCGGGCGGATCGTGGCGCTCGATCCCTACGTCCCGGCCGAGGAGTGGCCGGCCGGCGTCGACCGCGTGGACTCCGCGGACCAGCTGTTCGCGACCTCGAACGTCCTGAGCCTGCACGCACCCTCGACACCGCAGACCCGGCACGCGGTCGACGCACGGGCGCTCGCCCTGATGCCCCCCGACGGATACGTCGTCAACGTCGCGCGAGGCGAGCTGGTCGACGCGGCCGCCGTGCTCACGGCGCTCGACAGCGGCCACCTGCGCGGCGCCTTCCTCGACGTCGCCGACCCGGAGCCGCCGGACCCGGCCGACCCGCTGCTGTCCCATCCCCGGACCATCGTCACCCCCCACGCCGGCTTCTACAGCGGCGCCTCGGAGCGGGCCTACGTCATGGGGGCGGTCGCCAACGTGCTGGCCGCGCTGACCCCGACCTCCGCCCCCCTCACCACCGCCACCCCCGGTGGCGCCGACCTCCAGGAGACCCTGTGA